The following coding sequences lie in one Phyllopteryx taeniolatus isolate TA_2022b chromosome 4, UOR_Ptae_1.2, whole genome shotgun sequence genomic window:
- the hand2 gene encoding heart- and neural crest derivatives-expressed protein 2: MSLVSGFPHHPVMHHHDSHHYSLHAAAAARCHEDTGAPPYFTSWLISHADMSPTEYGLAPGYSPDYHGNSGTGTVGGLDPHHRHHHYGHGALVAGTGAISVNGAQVGMHHHHAHPRTVKRRPTANRKERRRTQSINSAFAELRECIPNVPADTKLSKIKTLRLATSYISYLMDILDKDGQHGDTQAFKAELKKTEAREERRKRDTVDIPKTALSSSCSSSSPSSLGDKKTKGRTGWPQHVWALELKQ; the protein is encoded by the exons ATGAGTCTAGTGTCAGGCTTTCCTCACCATCCGGTCATGCACCACCACGACAGCCACCACTACTCCCTGCACGCCGCCGCAGCCGCTCGGTGTCACGAGGACACGGGAGCGCCTCCTTACTTCACCAGCTGGCTTATTAGTCACGCGGATATGTCGCCCACCGAGTACGGCCTCGCGCCGGGCTACAGCCCCgattaccatggcaacagtgGCACCGGGACCGTAGGCGGCCTGGATCCTCACCACCGCCATCACCACTACGGACACGGCGCGTTAGTCGCCGGCACCGGCGCGATCTCGGTGAACGGAGCCCAGGTGGGCATGCATCACCACCACGCACATCCCCGGACAGTCAAGCGGAGACCCACGGCAAACCGCAAAGAGAGGCGGCGGACGCAAAGTATCAACTCGGCCTTCGCGGAACTGAGGGAGTGCATCCCCAACGTCCCCGCGGACACGAAGCTGTCCAAGATCAAGACGCTCCGGCTGGCCACCAGCTACATCTCCTACCTGATGGACATCCTGGACAAGGACGGCCAGCACGGAGACACTCAGGCCTTCAAGGCCGAGCTGAAGAAGACAGAGGCGCGGGAGGAGCGAAGGAAGAGGGACACG GTGGATATCCCCAAGACAGCTTTATCGTCATCATGCTCATCGTCGTCCCCATCCTCATTGGGCGACAAGAAGACCAAAGGGCGGACAGGATGGCCCCAACACGTCTGGGCTCTGGAACTCAAACAGTAG